Within the Syngnathus scovelli strain Florida chromosome 6, RoL_Ssco_1.2, whole genome shotgun sequence genome, the region ataaataatgtaatgtcaacaatgccggccgggtgcgcaccgctgacggcgcttgcacttcaaaatattccacaggcccatataacgatatataaattatatatcaaataactactatataagcaataatattatcaaaccatctgtgtcactccaaatcattaaatccatcgattgtcctttatgtcaacaatgccggccgggtgcgcgccgctgacggcgcttgcacttcaaaatattccacaggcccatataacgatatataaattatatatcaaataactattatataagcaataatattatcaaaccatctgtgtcactccaaatcactaaatccatcgatcaaattcctcgtcctttgacaacaacgccgcgcgtgcgccctgacgtcagactcgtcgttattccacagatctagtataactaactatattgtagcgttaacaaagtacaaggaaagatgtgggtttggtaaacggctctttatttaacaaaacaagagttcaacgagccaacaactactgaactgtaacaataaaaacatagaGAATTTGCTACACGaactaaaatatatcaaataactataacataaatagttcacagacacacggccccaagcaccggcgtggacttccaggcgtgtggtggCGTGGACTTGCATCCCCGgaagtttaccagctcagtggcctagtagtagtagagtgtccgccctgagactggaaggttgtgggttcaaaccccggctgggtcataccaaagactataaaaatgggacccattgcctccctgcttggcactcagcattaagggttggaattggggggttagatcaccaaatgattcccgagcgcggcaccgctgctgctcactgctcccctctcccccaggggatggatcaaaatcacatggggatgggttaaatgcagaggacaaatttcaccacacccagatgtgtgtgtgacgatgatcattgggactttaagtggcccgcgggccgtggtttgcccatacctgttcTAGTGCCATATATAGTGTGGGACTATATAGTGAATGAGGATTTAAGGGATAAGGGTGGAGGTTTTGACATAGCTTCTGTCTTCATTCCACCTTCTCTCTGCTTGGCCAATCCACACTCGTACTGCTTTTCCATGTTGTATGCTGTATTCTGCTACTACTATATATTGCCTGAAACATGATCTGGTTGATTGCTGCCATCTGCTGAccgtttttttaatgatttacaTCACAAACAAGCATGAGCCATACTTGCCAACTTTCCCGATTTAGAGAAACAGGGAGACGGGGTTGAAAATTGGGAGTCTCCTGTCTGCCCCCAATCTATCATTTATCCCGTTAATCTCTCGATTTTACAGtgaagtacagtaatccctcgctatttCGCGGTTCACCTATCGTGGCCTCGGTGCATCGCGgatttatgaaaacaaatattgcggatATATTCAGTGCATCGTATTTTTTTTGCGGCGTCACTTAGAGTGCAGGGCTTTGTCTGTCCATATGACTTTATAGCACACTATTGGCCGGTAGAGGGGATGACCAATGGGAACACGTTTATCTATATCCTTGCCGCTGATTGGCTTAGAACTGTAAGAGCAGTTCCAAACACGTTTTAGCTCAGCCTCGCGCAGTCGCGCTACGTATCCACTATTCCACTTCATTCGCGTCAGCGGAATCAGCAGCAACTCTGATCTGCACTTGGCCTTGTCACAAATgaggcaggacaaccaaatgcaGCACGGGCTCACAAAAAGTGTAAAGGAGACAAGGAGAACTGGAATGCCGGCAGAGCAGGACGATGGGGCAAGCTAATGAGCCGGTCAGAGAACATAGATGGCGATATTTCAAACCTCAAAAATACTTTTGGCGTGTATTATTTCATCATAGCTATATTGCAGATATGCAGCTTTGTCTGCCCATATGACTTTACAGCACACTATTGGCGGGTAGGagaccaatgggaacatgttgatctgTATCCTTGCCGACGATTGGCTTAGAGCTGTAATAGCAGGTTTAACCAGGCTTTATCTCAATCTCCTGTTACGTATCCACTCCTCCACTTCATTTGTGTCAGCAGAATCAGCAGCATCTCTGATTTGCGCTTCATTTTATTGTCACAAACGAGGCAGGACGACCAAATGCAACATGGACTCTTTATTTGGGGAAGGTTAAGGGAAACAAGGAGGTCTGGAATGCCGGCAAGCTGACGAACCGGTCAGCGAGCTCAAGTCGTGCGTCATCGAATCAGAAGGGTACAGCAAGCTTTTTAAAGCTATTTAAAAAGTATTTAAAGATTTAATGAACTGTTTAAAAGTATAATAGTGTTTAAACGTAAAATTATCAAAatcttgtgcggatgccctcgcATTGGGCTGCGGGGGCGCGTCAGCCGGTCAGCACGGCAAGAGCATAGCAGAGACGTTGCATGTTTATACTATGAAGTGACAAGCCGGTCAGCGAGCTCGTGTAGTGCGGCCATCTCATAACACAGAGGGTCAAGGCAAATGAGAATCAAGTGGCAAGCGTGCGTGTCAAAACAGACAAAACTGTGAGGAcaagagcagagcggagccgtgacacgtttacactttaaaatgttgtaaagtgtttaaaatacaataaagtattTATATAAAAGTGTCAATCCCCAAACCCgctgggggaagcagtgcaacgtcaacactgtttacagtggggatggcgtgctgctgacctcgactcgggacgtcgtgagtcggtggggagaatacttcgaagacctcctcaattccacctacacgccttccattgtggaagcagggcctggagactctgaggcggactctccaatctctgtggtcgaagtcactgaggtagttaaaaaactcctcggtagcaaggccccaggggtggatgagatccgcccagagttcttaaaggctctggatgttgtggggctgtcatggctgacacgcctctacaacattgcatggacatcgcggacagtgcctctggattggcagactggggtggcggttcccctctttaacaagggggaccggagggtgtgttccaattacaggggaatcacacttctcagcctccctggtaaggtctattcaggggtgctggagaggagggtccgtttttggtctgatttctgatttctgattgggAGGTCaaacctcagattcaggaggagcagtgtggcttttgtcctggccgtggaacagtggaccagctctacaccctcggctggATCCTCgaaggtgcatgggagttcacccaaccagtccacatgtgttttgtggacttggagaaggcgttcgaccgtgtccctcgggaggttctgtggagggtgcttcgggagtacggggtgccgagccaactgacaagggcagttcggtccctgtatcacctatgccagagtttggtccgcatttccggcagtaagtcgaattcgttcccagtgatggttggactctgccaaggctgccctttgtcaccaattctgtTCCTAATTttaatggacagaatttctaggcgcagccaaggcgttgaggaggtccggtttggggacctcagcatcgcgtctctgctttttgcagacgacgtggtgctgttggcttcttcaggtcgTGATCTCAAGCTcttactggagcggttcgcagccgagtgtgaagaggtccgactgagggtcagcacctccaaatccgagtccatggttctcggtcggaaaagggtggaatgccctctccggatcggggatgagatcctgccccaagtggaggagttcaagtatcttggggtcttgttcacgagtgagaagAGGATGGAGCACGAgattgacaggcggatcggtgcagcgttggcagtaatgcggagtctgtaccggtccgtcgtggtaaagagagagctgagccaaaagggaaagctctcaatttaccggttgatttacgctcctatactcacctatggtcatgagctatgggttgtgaccgaaagaacgagatcccggatacaagcggccaaaatgagtttcctccgcaggatgtccgggctctcccttagagatagagtGAGAAGCTTGgatgagatagggtgagaaggtcggtcatccgggagagactcggagtagagtcgctcctTCTCCACGTTAAGAGGAGCCAGATAAGGTGGCTCAGTCATCtcgtcaggatgcctcctggacgcctccctggggaggtgttacgggcatgtcccaccggtaggagaccccggggacgacccaggatgcgcaggagagactgtctctcagctggcctggcaatgccttgggatcccccgggatgaactggatgaagtggctggggagatggaagtctgggagtgcctcctaaagctgctgcccccgcaacccgaccccggataagcggaagaagatggatggatggatggatggatggatggatggatggatggatggatggatggatggatggatggatggatggatttatatCAGAGTCTTGTATGGATATCCTCGCGCTGGGCCGCGGGGACCTATCAGCGGGCCAGCATGCTGGAGCAGAGAGGAGCCTTACACGTTTACGCTTCataaaaggttcataaaagtcttgtgtggctattgtaacaatatatttactcttatttattttcttatttatttaaataatgtttctgaaagtcagtttgattttaaaatttttacaaaaatgtttaaaaatacaaacttttaaaaaaaaatgtttaaagctACAATGGAGGTTCATTAAAGTCTTGTGTGAATAGTGTAACAATAtattcttatttatttctttatttttttatttattataataaataatgtttctgaaagtcagtttgactttaaaatgttaaataaaTTGTTCAAAAATAAAAGAGTTTAAAAGTACAATTAAGTGTTTATAAACACTAAAAAGGTTCATAAATCTTTTGTggctattgtaacaatatattttctctacATCGCGGATCTTCACCTATCGCGGAAGGTCTTGGAACCAACTATCtgcaataaacgagggattactgtataaattaaatttaatatgCCATATATACTTTAAAAATAGTGACCATCTCATCAGAATTTGAACTCTTGTTTACTAGGTGGTGATGCCTCTATCATCCCTACGAATGGAAGGCAGCACCCAGCTTGCACATCTGACAGAACTATGAAGAATGATCCGCAGACAGTAGGAGGCCTGAAAAGAAAAGGGGAACATATTCCACGGCAAAACTCCAAGCGGTCCTTTCTAGAGGAAAGTGACCCTGAAGAGACAAAACAGGAGGATATTCAAGAATCAAAGCTGCTTTCTTCCTTGTCTTCATCCTCATCTACAAGTGATGATGAGCCTTTACAGAGCACATCTGCCAAAACAGAACTTGGTAGTATCTTACATGCTTCAACTTCAGAACAGCTGATTATGAAAACCAGTGCTCATTCAACTGTTAGCCCTATGATCTTCGCCCTGTTGAAGTCAGAGGTTTATGATGTTCACAGAACAGGAGCCAAGTCTGTACTAGGTGGCCTTGCTGACCCTCTTCAACCAGGCATCAGATACCATAACACAGGATTACTGCGGGTTAAGCCTGGTCGAGGAGTGTCAACCCTGTCTCTTTCATGCAGTGATAAGTTAGCTCGCTGGGGAGTACTCGGCTTCCAGGGTGCGCTTCTTTTCCATTACTTGGAGGAAGCACTCTACTTTAGCACTGTAGTGGTAGGAAAATGCCCCTTTAGCCACGAGGTCATGCAAAGAGCTTTGATCACAAGGTGAGGCTTACTGTATGATACCTGTCATTGTAGTTATTTTCTCAACAGTTTACAATAGACACAATAGTTactatgatttattttttatcatatGTAGTAGACATGATGGACTATTCTGTGCATTTTTTTAAGCACGCTTCACCTGTTCAAATATTGGTTTCAATgtagaatatattttttatttattgatgttTCTCTTCACAGTAATGTTCACGATGTATACAGTCTTGATAGTGTTTAGAGCTCTTGTTCTGCGTTTTTCCTGTTCTATTCAGATGCTCCCATATATCAGATCTCCCTGCTGGTTTCTCACTGTCTCAACCAGTTTTTCTCCAGTCAAATTTGGAGTTTCCCTTCAGCCGTCCCCAGACTGAGCTCCGACACAAGGCTGGACAAGGATGCATCACACCCTGTGGGGCAGGTAGTGTAATCAAGGAATCATATGAGGTGTGTTTGAAAGGTTCCTAGAGTTGTACAGTGATCACTCGCCACGTCGCGCATCACTTTTCGCGAATGCGCTACTTCGCGGGCTTTTAAGTGACGGTAGAACGATGTTTAAATACACGCTGATAGCGCGGGCTTGCCTGCCTCTGAGCAACGTGCGTTACTGCAGACAAGCGCGGGAAGAGTGGCAGCCAGCCTGTCACGAACAAGGCTGGACCGTGTCCAACACGGACTGTTTATTTAGGAAATGCGAAAACAAGAAAAGGGGAAAAGGGAGGCTAGAATGGCAGCAGAGCGGACTGATGAGCCGGTCAGCGAGCCTGCGTCGTGGATTGTGGTGGCATCTCGTTACACATTGGATTAGGAAAACGGGAATCAGGTGGAAGGCATGCGTCTGTCAAGGCAGACAGACAACCAGCCAGGCAGGAAAAGGGGAAAATGGAGGCTAGAATGCCAGTAGAGTGGGTGCACAAGGCAACTGATGAGTCAGCAAGTTCGCATTGTGAGTCGTGGTGGCATCTCGTTACACAGCGGATCAGGCAAACCGCGTGTCAAAGCAGACAAAATGGCGTGAACTGACTGACCCGCGACGAACGGCATCTATGCCCTAATCAGCAGGTAACACCGAACAGGTATCGCGCAGTTACGTATTGGAGATGTCCGTCCCCGAGGTCTAGCACTGAGGCCGTCAGCCGGCTAGCACAGCGAGAGCGGAGATGTGACACAGCCGCACGCAAAGAAAAACGCACGGCCGTGCAGAAAGGTTCGGAAAAAAGAATGTAGGATAAAAGCACTGCCGTCCAAGATTTGGGACAATAGTGCTTTTTTTCCTACGTGTGCCGGACAGCGGCAATGAGTCCTGATAGCGCagggcgtgcctctgagcaatgtgctgaggagtgtgattcctctgtagttaAAACACACCCTACGGTCCCCCTTTTTAAGAAGGACTGTCAGTCCAGAGGTACTGTGCCCGATGTCCACGCGatgttgtagaggtgtgtcaACAAGGATAGCTCCACAACATCCAGAACCATTAGGAACTCCACCCTTGGACCCTTGTCCACCTCAGAGCCCCCAGGGTCTGCTTCCTCAAAGCATGTCGTTGGAACTGTTCAACTCTTCAAAGTACTC harbors:
- the adat1 gene encoding tRNA-specific adenosine deaminase 1 isoform X2 → MVTADEIAKLCYERFNDLPRRGKPEPGREWTSLAAVVKISRCANSDRVEKEVVSLGTGTKCIGQTAMSPKGDVLNDSHAEVIARRGCLRYLTQELQRAVSGRGSSVFCQTLHQGKWRLHPGISFLFFSSHTPCGDASIIPTNGRQHPACTSDRTMKNDPQTVGGLKRKGEHIPRQNSKRSFLEESDPEETKQEDIQESKLLSSLSSSSSTSDDEPLQSTSAKTELGSILHASTSEQLIMKTSAHSTVSPMIFALLKSEVYDVHRTGAKSVLGGLADPLQPGIRYHNTGLLRVKPGRGVSTLSLSCSDKLARWGVLGFQGALLFHYLEEALYFSTVVVGKCPFSHEVMQRALITRCSHISDLPAGFSLSQPVFLQSNLEFPFSRPQTELRHKAGQGCITPCGAAVSWCKVPVQPLDVTANGFKQGVVKKALGTAKARSALCKLELFHSFLSLVRSTDASALPDSLRRTDLHTYLEYKEASDAYQQAWQLLRKQAFPIWPRSNRDLLLFK